The genomic region ATGGTCGGTCGCTCGATGATGCTCTCGTGGCGGTACCGAAGGTCGCCGTCGGACTCGTAGTACTCCGGGACGGAGTGGCGGTGAATCTGGACGCTCTGGGCCTCGTAATCGACGTTGACGCGACACTCCTCGGCCGTGATGGCGAGTCGTCTGACCTTCTCCTGGGTCACACGGCTGGCGGTCAGGTCGGCGACCACGCCGTCGGCCAGCTCGAGCTGGGCGGTGACGTGATTCCGGTCCCGGGTGCCCATCGCCGAGACGCGCTCGACGGTCGAGCCGATGGTCGAGAGCACCACGTCGATGTCGTGGATCATCAGATCGAGGACGACGCCGTCCTTGCTGTCGCGGTCCACCGGCGGGCCGAGCCGCTGGACGTCGACGGCGATCACGTCCAGGTCGGCGACGATCTCGGACAGCGCCCTGACGGCGGGGTTTGAACCCGCTCGACGTGCCCGACCTGTAACGCCACGTCCCGCTCCCGCGCCATCTCGACTAGTTCTCGCCCGCGGCGAGGTCCGAGACGAACGGCTTCTCGACGAGGACGTTCACGCCCCGATCGATGGCCTCGGTGGCCACGCCGTAGTGGTAGCGCGTCGGGACGGCGATCGAGACCGCGTCACAGCGCTCCCAGCAGGTCGGTCTGGTCCATCGCGTCGGTCCCGTACTTCGTCGCCACGTCGGCGGCGCGGTCCGCGTCGGCGTCGGCGACAGCCCCCGAAGTCGACCCCGGGGAGCTCGTTGTACACGCGCGCGTGATGCTGGCCCATCGATCCGACGCCGACGACGCCGGCCGTCGGTCGCTTCCTCACTCATGTGTCGTCCATCGTGTCGCGGTCTCGTTTTCCGTCTCGTCGCGCCGTCTCCGGTCGTTCGTGGTGGGTTTCCGTTCGATCACTCGTGGCTCACCTCGCGGATCGTCCGCGCGATCGTGCGCCGGTCGGCCTCGGTCGTCTCGGGATGGATCGGCAGGGACAGCACTTCCTCGGCCGCCCGGCTAGCGACGGGGGCCGACGCGTCGACCCCCTCGTAGGCCGGCTGTTCGTGGATCGGCGTCGGGTAGTAGACGCCGGTGTCGACGCCGGCCGCCGACAGCGCGTCCTGCAACCGCTCCGCCGCTGGGTCCGGATCGTGTACTGGTGGTAGACGTGTCGCCGCTCGACCGCTCGACCGGCGGGATGACCGACGTGTCTTCGAGCATGTCGGTCAACTCGGCGGCGTTGGCGCGGCGCGCCCGGTTGAACTGGGGGAGCTTCTCCAGCTGGACCAGTCCGATGGCGGCCGCGAGGTTGGTCATCCGGAAGTTGTGTCCCAGATCCACGTGCCGGTAGCTGCCGTCGCGCCCGTGGTTGACGAACCGCTCGGCCCCGCTCGGCCACGTCGTCGCGGTCGGTCACGAACCGCGCCCCCCTCCCCGGTCGTCATGTTCTTCGTCGGGTAGAAGCTGAACGTCCCCGCATCGCCGATGGCGCCGACGGGGCGGCCGTCGTGGCGCGCGCCGTGGGCCTGTGCGGCGTCCTCGATCAGCGCGAGGTCGTGTGTCTCGGCGATGTCGGCGAGGTGGTCCATGTCCGCCGGCAGTCCGTAGAGGTGGACCGCGAGGATCGCGTCGACGTCGTGTTCCCTGACGACGGACTCGACCGCGTGGGGATCGAGGTTGTACGTCTCGGGGTCGATGTCGGCGAACACCGGTTCGGCACCGGCAAAACCGGACGGCGTTGGCCGAGGCGACGAAGGAAAACGGCGTCGTCACGACGCGGTCGCCCTCGCCGATGCCAAGCGCGTGGAGCGCGGTGTGGAGCGCGGTCGTCCCGTTGCTGGTGGCGACCGCGTGGTCGGTCTCACAGAAGTCCGCGAAGGCGGTCTCGAACTCCGTGACGGTCTCGCCGGCCGCCAGGCGACCGGATTCGACGACCTCGGACACGCGAGCCGATTCGCGCTCGTCGAGTTGTGGGGCGGCGATGTCGACCGACCGGACGCGTTCCTCGCCGGTTACCATCGTCGTCCTCCCGGCGACCGATGTCGCTCGACAGCACAGTTGCGCCGACAGACAGTGTTCGTTCTTGGGACCTCATGGTTCGAGTTCGCCAGCGGGCGAAACCCCTGGCACGCCTCCATCCAGTCGGCAGTTCGCCTTTGTTATGCGGCCCATTTACCCGACGTATCGGACGCCTCACGGCTGTACGCCCCGACTCCGTCGATTCCTGACCGACTACGGGTCGGTTCGGGGCCGTATCACCCGCCAGGCGACACAGTGTGGCACGCTAACGGGATGGGCGGACAACGGTAGCACGCTGGTACCGTTTATAAGCTGGGTGTAACAAAGGGACGAGGCAGAAATTGGGAGGCACGTCACGCAGAAATGACCGTGCCAGGCGTCCAGTCTCGTCGAGAGAGCTAATCACGAGGGACGAACTCCTTGATGGCATACGATCAGGAAGAACTGACGCAAGACCTCGTTTTCGACATCTTGAGCAGTCCGCGCCGTCGGTACGTTCTGTACTATCTGCGGACTGTCGGGGAGCCGGTCGCGCTGAACGACCTGGCCGAACAGGTCGCGGCGTGGGAAAACGAGACGGAAGTCGACGAACTGTCCGATCAGGAGCGCAAGCGAGTGTACGTCTCCCTGTACCAGACTCACATTCCGAAACTGGATTCGGTCGGCATCGTCGAGTACGATCAACAGAGCGGGATGGTCGAGTTGACCGACCGCGTCCACCGGATCGACGACTACCTCACCGAGACGAGCGAGCCGATCCCCTGGCAGGCGTTCTACATGGGGCTGGCCGCCGTCAGCGCGGTGTTGCTCCTGCTCGTCGGGCTCGGAATCGGCCCGTTCGGGCAGATACCGGCACTGGTTGTCGGCATCGTCATCACCGCCGGGTTCGCGATCTCGGCGTCGGCCCACTACCTCTACTGGCGGTCACAGCGAAAACAGGTGCCGAACGAACTGCGTACCCGCGGTGGCTGAGTACGTGGTTCGTCGCTGCGTCACTCGTGGACGACGCCGCTGCCGGTCCTGAGTGAGCGCATCGTCGAGCACTCCAGACACGCGTACACGTGATCCTTGTTGTCGCCGAAGACGCGGGCGAAGGCGCTCGTGACGTAACTCCCGCAGTTTTGACATCGGGTGGACGTCTCGTCTGGCGTCTCGTCGGCCACGGTCGTGAGTTCCGCTGTCATGTGCGGTAGGCACGTGGA from Halorientalis sp. IM1011 harbors:
- a CDS encoding Gfo/Idh/MocA family oxidoreductase, yielding MSEEATDGRRRRRRIDGPASRARVQRAPRGRLRGLSPTPTRTAPPTWRRSTGPTRWTRPTCWERCDAVSIAVPTRYHYGVATEAIDRGVNVLVEKPFVSDLAAGEN